DNA from Chloroherpetonaceae bacterium:
TAGATGCCGGATTGCACGGCGGCGAATGTAGGGCTCGGCGATTTGTTCCATCTTAATTGCGGTTAATAGCCTTGTGAATACTTCAATTCGCTCAAGGGCATCTTGCATTGCAAGAGAATTAATGACTGTCGCTAACATTCCCATATGGTCGGCTTGAACGCGATCCATTGTTTCTGCCGCTTTTGAAACCCCTCGAAAAATATTTCCCCCCCCAATAACCAACGCAACCTCAACGCCTAATTCGTGGATTTCCTTGATTTCTAGAGCAAATTTATTTAAGGTTTGGATATCAATGCCGTAGCCTTGACTGCCCATTAAAGATTCTCCGCTTAGCTTAAGAAGCATGCGTTTATACTTGAGTGCGCTCATGAATTGCTTTCAAAATTGGTCAAAAAAAAAGGTCTTGACTTGCAAGACCTTTTACAATTAACGATCACCGAGCTGGAATCGAACGAAGGACTTTACTTCTACTTTACCAACGGAATCAGA
Protein-coding regions in this window:
- the pyrH gene encoding UMP kinase, which gives rise to MSALKYKRMLLKLSGESLMGSQGYGIDIQTLNKFALEIKEIHELGVEVALVIGGGNIFRGVSKAAETMDRVQADHMGMLATVINSLAMQDALERIEVFTRLLTAIKMEQIAEPYIRRRAIRHLEKGRIVIFGAGTGNPYFTTDTAAALRAIEIEASVIVKGTRVNGIYDSDPEKNPAATLFPNISYLDVLKKNLRVMDLTAITLCQENVLPIVVMNMNTPGNLKRLAIGEEIGSVVQ